AACACATTGTAGCTAGGTGCTATGCAAAAAAATCCTACTCCTCCTAAAAAGTAAAAGAACGAacgttttatttgaaagcttTGATAATTGCCTTCGTAGACAATGTTTCATGTACAAATTGCAGGAATACTGTATGTACtgtatgaaatgaaatgtaagTCGAAACAATGTGTTCAGTAGTTTGAAATCGACGGCATACTGGTCGCAATAAATGTAACGTACAATGCAGAATTCTTTTATACTCCCCTTAACTAAATAATAATCGTCATTTGAATACAATTACTACATTTGCAGTGTCGCATAATCCGTACAATTCATCGGACATGCCGATACAATCGGCAAAGGAGCAAACACTGATGTGGCAACAAAATTCATACCTCGGCGATTCGGGCATCCATTCAGGTGCGGTGACGCAGGTACCATCGCTAAGCGGAAAGGATGACGAAATGGAAGACGATCCGCTCATGTTCGACATGGATCAAGGCTTTTCGCAAAATTTCACCCAGGACCAAGTTGACGATATGAACCAGCAGCTGAGTCAGACGCGCTCGCAGCGCGTTCGCGCCGCAATGTTCCCGGAAACGCTGGAGGAAGGCATTGAGATCCCTTCGACACAGTTCGATCCGCAGCAACCGACTGCTGTCCAACGGTTGGCTGAACCCTCGCAGATGCTTAAGCATGCAGTCGTCAATCTTATCAACTACCAGGATGATGCGGACCTGGCGACGCGCGCCATTCCTGAGTTGATCAAGCTGCTGAACGACGAGGACCAAGTAGTGGTGTCACAGGCAGCCATGATGGTCCATCAGTTGTCAAAGAAGGAGGCGTCCAGGCACGCGATCATGAACAGCCCACAGATGGTGGCAGCACTCGTTCGCGCCCTCTCTAACTCGAACGATCTCGAAACAACGAAAGGGGCGGTCGGAACACTGCATAACTTGTCGCATCACCGACAAGGCCTTCTGGCCATTTTCAAGTCCGGCGGTATCCCAGCTCTGGTGAAGTTACTATCGTCGCCGGTCGAATCGGTGCTGTTCTATGCAATCACAACGCTGCACAACTTGTTGCTACATCAAGACGGTAGCAAAATGGCAGTACGGCTGGCGGGAGGCCTTCAAAAAATGGTCGCCCTACTGCAGCGCAACAATGTTAAATTTCTTGCCATCGTCACCGACTGCTTGCAGATCTTGGCGTACGGTAATCAAGAGAGCAAGCTAATTATCCTTGCATCGACTGGCCCGAGCGAACTGGTGCGCATCATGCGGTCGTACGACTATGAGAAGCTGCTATGGACTACGTCGCGCGTGCTAAAAGTGTTGTCGGTTTGCTCGAGCAA
This Anopheles bellator unplaced genomic scaffold, idAnoBellAS_SP24_06.2 scaffold00210_ctg1, whole genome shotgun sequence DNA region includes the following protein-coding sequences:
- the LOC131214195 gene encoding armadillo segment polarity protein, with the translated sequence MSYQMPQNRTMSHNPYNSSDMPIQSAKEQTLMWQQNSYLGDSGIHSGAVTQVPSLSGKDDEMEDDPLMFDMDQGFSQNFTQDQVDDMNQQLSQTRSQRVRAAMFPETLEEGIEIPSTQFDPQQPTAVQRLAEPSQMLKHAVVNLINYQDDADLATRAIPELIKLLNDEDQVVVSQAAMMVHQLSKKEASRHAIMNSPQMVAALVRALSNSNDLETTKGAVGTLHNLSHHRQGLLAIFKSGGIPALVKLLSSPVESVLFYAITTLHNLLLHQDGSKMAVRLAGGLQKMVALLQRNNVKFLAIVTDCLQILAYGNQESKLIILASTGPSELVRIMRSYDYEKLLWTTSRVLKVLSVCSSNKPAIVEAGGMQALAMHLGNQSQRLVQNCLWTLRNLSDAATKVDGLETLLSGLVTVLGSSDVNVVTCAAGILSNLTCNNQRNKVTVCQVGGVEALVGTIINAGDREEITEPAVCALRHLTSRHPESEAAQNVVRNGYGLPVIVKLLNPPSRWPLIKAVIGLIRNLALCPANAAPLREHGAIYLLVRLLLKAFQDTQRQRSSLATNGSQPPGAYADGVRMEEIVEGTVGALHILAKEEYNRQVIRSQNVIPIFVQLLFYNDIENIQ